The following coding sequences are from one Litorilinea aerophila window:
- a CDS encoding HAMP domain-containing sensor histidine kinase — protein sequence MSSIARLRSLRVQLLLWIALPVAIILFALSLTELRSHERAMARLVQERADNWTQAAAAFIGMRLDRERDRLLQLTAVPFFHTRSPATWSQFLADFQDGFPAGLAVWNRSGQLLTRTEAASWADAPAVRDRLTTRIQAGEPGSITWWPTPDDPHLILAIATPATDDDFWLVAGALPVSALNLAEIPQILSPGDYVTLEIADETGTPVFSLARPNDPSDTGKIVQSTVQVPLAPWQVTLQASWAELAPPVLRFENLVFLVVAAAAAISLGSAYFGLRNIVYPLRRLNKMAISIGWGDFDAAEAPVGGVQEIEDLRLALDDMARRLRQYQQEFRSYIGAITMGQEEERRRLARELHDGTVQMLIALNQQAELIERGLPHQPEEALLRVKELRPWITATLAELRRQIHALRPLYLEDLGFIPALEMLVRQVGERHHLVVDFEVSGTERRRLDPAVEISAYRIIQEALQNVAAHAHATWAHVELVFDPDGITIRIEDNGRGFEVPVNPSRLAQQGHLGLLGIRERAQLHGGWLRLHSEPGQGTALTVRLLDQAGDASPAAG from the coding sequence ATGTCCTCCATCGCCCGTTTGCGCAGCCTTCGGGTCCAGCTTCTGTTGTGGATCGCCCTCCCGGTGGCCATCATTCTCTTTGCCCTTTCCCTGACCGAACTGCGCAGCCATGAGCGGGCCATGGCGCGTCTGGTCCAGGAGCGCGCCGATAACTGGACTCAGGCGGCCGCTGCGTTCATTGGGATGCGGCTCGACAGGGAGCGAGATCGGCTGCTTCAACTGACCGCTGTCCCCTTCTTTCATACACGCTCCCCGGCGACCTGGTCTCAGTTTCTGGCCGACTTCCAGGATGGGTTCCCTGCCGGGTTGGCTGTGTGGAACCGGAGCGGTCAACTGTTGACCCGGACAGAGGCCGCCTCCTGGGCCGACGCTCCGGCTGTCCGAGACCGGCTCACGACGCGAATCCAGGCGGGGGAGCCGGGTAGTATCACCTGGTGGCCGACACCGGATGACCCCCATTTGATTTTGGCCATCGCGACCCCAGCCACCGACGACGATTTCTGGCTGGTGGCGGGCGCGCTACCGGTCTCGGCGTTGAATTTGGCCGAGATTCCACAGATACTATCGCCTGGCGATTACGTGACCCTGGAGATCGCGGACGAGACCGGCACCCCGGTGTTTTCGCTGGCCCGGCCCAATGATCCATCGGATACCGGGAAAATTGTCCAGTCCACCGTTCAGGTCCCCCTGGCTCCATGGCAGGTAACGCTGCAGGCCTCATGGGCCGAACTGGCACCGCCCGTCCTTCGCTTCGAAAACCTGGTTTTCCTGGTGGTGGCTGCCGCAGCCGCCATCTCGCTGGGTTCCGCCTATTTCGGCTTGCGGAACATCGTGTATCCCCTGCGCCGTCTGAACAAAATGGCCATCTCGATTGGCTGGGGGGATTTTGATGCAGCCGAAGCCCCGGTCGGTGGCGTCCAGGAGATCGAGGATTTGCGCCTGGCGTTAGACGACATGGCCCGCCGGCTCCGGCAGTACCAGCAGGAGTTCCGAAGCTATATCGGTGCCATCACCATGGGGCAGGAAGAGGAACGCCGACGCCTAGCCCGGGAACTACATGATGGGACGGTGCAGATGTTGATTGCCCTCAATCAACAGGCAGAACTGATCGAACGTGGGCTGCCCCATCAGCCGGAGGAGGCCCTGCTCCGGGTGAAGGAGCTGCGCCCCTGGATCACAGCTACCCTCGCGGAACTCCGACGTCAGATCCACGCCCTGCGGCCCCTGTATCTGGAGGATCTGGGCTTTATCCCCGCCCTGGAGATGCTGGTGCGCCAGGTCGGCGAACGTCATCACCTGGTGGTCGATTTCGAAGTCTCCGGGACCGAGAGACGTCGCCTGGACCCGGCAGTGGAAATCAGTGCGTATCGCATTATCCAGGAAGCCCTGCAAAACGTGGCAGCCCATGCCCATGCCACCTGGGCCCATGTGGAACTCGTCTTCGATCCGGATGGGATCACCATCCGGATCGAAGATAATGGTCGGGGTTTCGAGGTGCCTGTTAATCCGTCACGCCTGGCTCAACAGGGCCACCTGGGCCTATTGGGGATCCGGGAACGGGCACAGCTCCATGGTGGGTGGCTGCGCCTCCACAGCGAACCCGGCCAGGGGACGGCGTTGACCGTGCGTTTGTTGGACCAGGCAGGCGACGCCTCTCCTGCCGCGGGCTGA